Proteins co-encoded in one Populus trichocarpa isolate Nisqually-1 chromosome 10, P.trichocarpa_v4.1, whole genome shotgun sequence genomic window:
- the LOC112328812 gene encoding cation/H(+) antiporter 19, translated as MAANTSNVTAALPKPMKATSNGAFQHENPLDYALPLLILQICLVVAFTRTLAFLLKPLRQPRVIAEIIGGILLGPSALGRSERFLHTVFPPKSMTVLDTVANIGLLFFLFLVGLELDIRSIRRTGKKSLAIAGAGITLPFLLGIGTSFVLRSTISKGSAHAPFLVFMGVSLSITAFPVLARILAELKLLTTDVGRIAMSAAAVNDVVAWILLALAIALSGSNTSPLISLWVLLCGVGFVVFSVYVIRPLLELMARRSPDGEPVKEIYICITLSLVLASSFVTDSIGIHALFGAFVVGILVPKDSPFPGVLIEKIEDLVAGLFLPLYFASSGLKTNVATISGAQSWGLLVLVIATACFGKIIGTMFVSRMFFKVPFREAAALGFLMNTKGLVELIVLNIGKDRKVLNDQTFAVLVLMALFTTFITTPIVMAVYKPARRVAPYKNRTVKRKDLDTELRLLACFHSSRNIPTMINLVECSRGTRKRGRLCVYAMHLMELSERSSAISMVHKARKNGLPFWNKKRDDRDQMVIAFEAYQQLSSVTIRPMTAISALNTIYEDICTSAHQKRAAMILLPFHKHQRVDGSLESLGHSLQEVNQRVLRHSPCSAGILIDRGFGGTTQVSASDVSYKIAVPFFGGSDDMEALAYGIRMAEHPGIMLTVLKFVPASGKTLLTLEGHDTNVIRVENDKNSNSEADSEIFFSEFVQLAAKKLQDSVTHEERVVESKADVVAALKSMSKSNLFLVGRMPPIAPLLISTDTPELGPVGSFLASSNFSNTASVLVIQHYNPNVNLHPLVEEKENEDTDDGTDTPVLVEKY; from the exons ATGGCCGCCAACACAAGTAATGTAACAGCTGCATTGCCAAAGCCTATGAAGGCAACGTCAAATGGAGCGTTTCAGCATGAGAATCCATTAGATTATGCGCTTCCTTTGTTGATCCTTCAGATATGTTTGGTCGTCGCTTTTACAAGGACCCTTGCATTCCTTCTCAAGCCCCTCAGGCAACCCAGAGTCATTGCTGAGATCATT GGAGGAATACTGCTTGGACCATCTGCGTTGGGAAGAAGCGAGAGATTTCTTCACACGGTGTTCCCACCAAAGAGCATGACTGTCCTGGACACGGTCGCCAACATCggtctccttttcttcttgtttttggtgGGTTTAGAGCTTGACATTCGATCCATTCGTCGCACTGGAAAGAAGTCCTTGGCAATAGCCGGCGCTGGCATCacccttcctttccttttaggAATCGGCACCTCATTTGTTCTTCGTTCCACCATATCCAAAGGAAGCGCTCACGCCCCTTTCCTTGTCTTCATGGGCGTCTCTCTCTCCATCACCGCTTTCCCAGTCCTGGCCCGTATCTTGGCGGAACTCAAGCTTCTAACCACCGATGTAGGCCGCATAGCAATGTCTGCAGCTGCAGTCAATGATGTTGTTGCCTGGATTCTCCTTGCACTTGCTATAGCTCTCTCAGGCAGCAACACTTCTCCGCTTATCTCCTTATGGGTCCTCCTTTGTGGCGTGGGGTTTGTTGTGTTTTCCGTTTATGTCATAAGACCATTACTGGAGCTTATGGCCCGGCGCAGCCCTGATGGCGAGCCGGTGAAAGAGATCTACATTTGCATCACGTTGTCACTTGTGTTGGCTTCCTCTTTCGTCACCGACTCCATCGGCATACATGCACTTTTTGGAGCTTTTGTGGTCGGAATTTTAGTACCCAAGGACAGTCCTTTTCCCGGGGTTCTTATAGAGAAGATAGAGGATCTTGTGGCGGGGCTCTTTCTGCCACTCTATTTCGCATCCAGCGGGCTCAAGACCAACGTTGCAACCATAAGTGGAGCACAATCTTGGGGCTTGCTTGTGCTCGTAATAGCCACGGCTTGTTTCGGTAAGATAATTGGGACAATGTTTGTGTCAAGGATGTTTTTTAAGGTGCCCTTTAGAGAAGCTGCGGCTCTTGGATTCCTAATGAACACCAAAGGCCTGGTGGAGCTCATTGTCCTCAATATTGGAAAGGATCGCAAG GTGCTCAATGATCAGACTTTTGCCGTTTTAGTTTTAATGGCGCTGTTCACCACCTTCATCACTACGCCAATCGTGATGGCCGTGTATAAGCCTGCTAGAAGGGTAGCGCCTTACAAGAACCGTACTGTCAAACGCAAGGATCTTGACACAGAGCTTCGACTACTGGCCTGCTTCCATAGCAGCCGCAATATTCCTACTATGATCAACCTTGTGGAGTGTTCCCGAGGAACACGGAAGCGAGGACGCCTCTGCGTGTATGCCATGCATCTCATGGAACTTTCAGAGCGATCATCTGCAATCTCAATGGTTCATAAAGCCCGAAAAAATGGACTCCCTTTTTGGAACAAGAAACGTGATGATAGAGATCAAATGGTGATTGCTTTTGAAGCTTATCAGCAACTCAGCAGTGTCACCATCCGTCCCATGACTGCCATCTCTGCTCTCAACACTATCTATGAGGACATCTGCACCAGCGCACACCAAAAGCGTGCTGCCATGATTCTCCTCCCATTCCACAAGCACCAGAGAGTGGACGGAAGCTTGGAGTCTTTGGGGCACTCGCTGCAGGAGGTAAACCAGCGCGTCCTCCGTCATTCTCCATGTTCTGCTGGTATTCTCATTGACCGTGGATTCGGAGGCACCACCCAAGTCTCGGCCAGTGATGTGTCCTACAAGATTGCAGTCCCTTTCTTTGGAGGTAGTGACGACATGGAAGCTCTAGCCTACGGGATAAGAATGGCGGAGCACCCTGGAATCATGCTTACTGTCCTTAAGTTCGTGCCCGCATCAGGGAAGACGCTATTGACATTAGAAGGCCACGATACCAATGTGATCAGGGTTGAGAATGATAAAAATTCTAACAGCGAGGCTGATAGCGAGATCTTCTTCTCTGAATTCGTCCAGCTTGCTGCCAAAAAGCTGCAAGATTCAGTGACACATGAGGAAAGAGTGGTAGAGAGTAAGGCAGACGTTGTTGCAGCATTGAAATCAATGAGCAAGAGCAATCTCTTCTTGGTAGGAAGAATGCCACCCATAGCTCCTCTGTTGATCTCAACCGACACTCCAGAACTGGGTCCTGTTGGAAGCTTTTTGGCATCCTCCAACTTCTCCAATACAGCATCAGTTTTGGTGATTCAACACTATAATCCAAATGTAAATCTTCATCCGCTCgtggaggaaaaagaaaacgaagacACGGATGATGGCACAGATACACCCGTTTTGGTTGAGaaatattga
- the LOC7496504 gene encoding uncharacterized protein LOC7496504 isoform X2: MVSLNIRDLLTAFSPSLDYLAISSGDGRIKIWDTLKGQVQTEFADITSSEGDFYAKPERGHLSVDYKCMKWLSLDKKKKRKLGSSLLVLGTGSGDVLALDVSAGQLKWSVSDCHPGGVSAVSFSTRDSCIYTSGADGMICKTDPQTGNTLGKFRASTKAISCMSVSSDGKILATAAAQLKIFNCSDHKKMQKFSGHPGAVRSMVFTDDGKYILSSAVGERYVALWRIDGGKRQSASCVLAMEHPAVFIDCKCFENEGVDDAGLYVLAISETGVCYTWCGKNVEELRNSKPTKVLLSYEEFPKNHKGALPTVLAAKLQGTAKPTAANVFIAYGLLVKPSFQKILMHPGTDIKLNSSQDGVLLPLSQSLSNTKKARDLQNRVTALDRANVEDALLPLPKVYDLHEKKMRNMNIVDHDEVMEESAESKDVMVEVDAVTTSMEKQLRLLNILGSKDDGILSPTLDSATLKGINLEDNIPLKKMRATVLSMEPSNAYKLLEVLVAKWQSRSNSGKCVLPWIYCILVNHGQYIVAQEKPESQMLNSLLKITKSRAVAVQPLLQLAGRLQLVTAQIDKVALSKNPISLHNDQMDDNEDDDDVDEHLYGEEDDESQLSSDDDS, encoded by the exons ATGGTGTCCTTGAATATCAGAGACCTCTTGACAGCATTTAGTCCTTCATTGGACTACTTAGCAATCAGCTCGGGAGATGGTCGAATAAAG aTCTGGGATACATTAAAGGGCCAGGTGCAAACTGAGTTTGCAGACATAACATCAAGTGAAGGagatttttatgctaaaccTGAAAGAGGACACCTTTCGGTTGATTATAAATGCATGAAGTGGTTGTCTTTGGATAAGAAG AAGAAAAGGAAGCTAGGAAGTTCATTGTTAGTGTTAGGAACGGGTAGTGGTGATGTTTTGGCACTTGATGTGTCTGCTGGTCAGTTGAAGTGGAGTGTTAGCGATTGCCATCCTGG GGGTGTCAGTGCTGTTTCATTTTCTACACGTGATTCGTGCATTTACACTTCAGGTGCTGATGGAATGATTTGCAAAACTGATCCACAAACAGGAAATACTCTGGGGAAGTTTAGAGCTTCTACAAAGGCGATATCCTGCATGTCTGTTTCATCTG ATGGGAAGATATTAGCAACAGCAGCTGCACAATTGAAGATTTTCAATTGCTCTGACCACAAAAAGATGCAGAAGTTCTCTGGTCATCCT GGAGCTGTTCGCTCCATGGTCTTTACTGATGATGGAAAATACATCCTCTCTTCTGCTGTTGGTGAAAGATATGTTGCACTGTGGAGAATAGATGGTGGCAAACGGCAATCAGCAAGCTGTGTTCTTGCAATGGAGCACCCTGCTGTATTCATTGATTGCAAGTGCTTTGAAAATGAGGGAGTTGATGATGCAGGCCTGTATGTTTTGGCCATTTCAGAAACTGGTGTTTGTTACACGTGGTGTGGAAAAAATGTTGAGGAATTACGCAATTCCAAACCCACTAAAGTCTTACTATCTTATGAAGAATTTCCCAAAAATCACAAGGGTGCATTACCAACAGTACTGGCTGCAAAATTACAAGGCACTGCCAAACCTACAGCTGCAAATGTGTTTATTGCTTATGGTTTGCTTGTAAAGCCTTCATTTCAGAAAATATTAATGCATCCTGGGACAGACATTAAGCTAAATAGCTCTCAGGATGGAGTTCTGCTACCACTGAGTCAGTCTCTCAGCAACACTAAGAAAGCCAGAGACTTACAAAATCGAG TTACTGCATTAGACCGTGCCAATGTGGAAGATGCCTTGCTTCCTCTCCCAAAAGTTTATGATCTTCATGAGAAGAAGATGAGAAATATGAATATCGTTGACCATGATGAGGTCATGGAAGAATCTGCTGAGAGCAAAG ATGTCATGGTAGAGGTTGATGCTGTAACAACTAGCATGGAGAAGCAGTTGAGATTATTGAACATACTTGGTAGTAAAGATGATGGTATATTGAGCCCCACTCTTGATTCTGCAACACTTAAGGGTATTAACCTTGAAGACAATATCCCGCTAAAGAAG aTGAGGGCAACAGTTTTGTCTATGGAACCTAGCAATGCATACAAGTTACTGGAAGTCTTGGTGGCTAAGTGGCAATCTAG GTCAAATAGTGGAAAGTGTGTTTTACCATGGATATACTGTATATTGGTCAATCATGGTCAATATATTGTGGCTCAAGAAAAACCGGAGTCCCAGATGCTTAATTCCTTATTAAAG ATCACCAAATCAAGGGCTGTGGCTGTTCAACCTTTGTTGCAATTAGCAGGCCGTTTGCAGCTTGTAACAGCACAG ATTGACAAGGTTGCACTGAGCAAAAACCCTATCTCATTGCATAATGACCAAATGGATGATAacgaggatgatgatgatgtcgaCGAACATCTTTAtggggaagaagatgatgaatccCAGTTAAGTAGTGATGATGACAGCTAG
- the LOC7496504 gene encoding uncharacterized protein LOC7496504 isoform X1 produces the protein MVSLNIRDLLTAFSPSLDYLAISSGDGRIKIWDTLKGQVQTEFADITSSEGDFYAKPERGHLSVDYKCMKWLSLDKKKKRKLGSSLLVLGTGSGDVLALDVSAGQLKWSVSDCHPGGVSAVSFSTRDSCIYTSGADGMICKTDPQTGNTLGKFRASTKAISCMSVSSDGKILATAAAQLKIFNCSDHKKMQKFSGHPGAVRSMVFTDDGKYILSSAVGERYVALWRIDGGKRQSASCVLAMEHPAVFIDCKCFENEGVDDAGLYVLAISETGVCYTWCGKNVEELRNSKPTKVLLSYEEFPKNHKGALPTVLAAKLQGTAKPTAANVFIAYGLLVKPSFQKILMHPGTDIKLNSSQDGVLLPLSQSLSNTKKARDLQNRVTALDRANVEDALLPLPKVYDLHEKKMRNMNIVDHDEVMEESAESKDVMVEVDAVTTSMEKQLRLLNILGSKDDGILSPTLDSATLKGINLEDNIPLKKMRATVLSMEPSNAYKLLEVLVAKWQSSRSNSGKCVLPWIYCILVNHGQYIVAQEKPESQMLNSLLKITKSRAVAVQPLLQLAGRLQLVTAQIDKVALSKNPISLHNDQMDDNEDDDDVDEHLYGEEDDESQLSSDDDS, from the exons ATGGTGTCCTTGAATATCAGAGACCTCTTGACAGCATTTAGTCCTTCATTGGACTACTTAGCAATCAGCTCGGGAGATGGTCGAATAAAG aTCTGGGATACATTAAAGGGCCAGGTGCAAACTGAGTTTGCAGACATAACATCAAGTGAAGGagatttttatgctaaaccTGAAAGAGGACACCTTTCGGTTGATTATAAATGCATGAAGTGGTTGTCTTTGGATAAGAAG AAGAAAAGGAAGCTAGGAAGTTCATTGTTAGTGTTAGGAACGGGTAGTGGTGATGTTTTGGCACTTGATGTGTCTGCTGGTCAGTTGAAGTGGAGTGTTAGCGATTGCCATCCTGG GGGTGTCAGTGCTGTTTCATTTTCTACACGTGATTCGTGCATTTACACTTCAGGTGCTGATGGAATGATTTGCAAAACTGATCCACAAACAGGAAATACTCTGGGGAAGTTTAGAGCTTCTACAAAGGCGATATCCTGCATGTCTGTTTCATCTG ATGGGAAGATATTAGCAACAGCAGCTGCACAATTGAAGATTTTCAATTGCTCTGACCACAAAAAGATGCAGAAGTTCTCTGGTCATCCT GGAGCTGTTCGCTCCATGGTCTTTACTGATGATGGAAAATACATCCTCTCTTCTGCTGTTGGTGAAAGATATGTTGCACTGTGGAGAATAGATGGTGGCAAACGGCAATCAGCAAGCTGTGTTCTTGCAATGGAGCACCCTGCTGTATTCATTGATTGCAAGTGCTTTGAAAATGAGGGAGTTGATGATGCAGGCCTGTATGTTTTGGCCATTTCAGAAACTGGTGTTTGTTACACGTGGTGTGGAAAAAATGTTGAGGAATTACGCAATTCCAAACCCACTAAAGTCTTACTATCTTATGAAGAATTTCCCAAAAATCACAAGGGTGCATTACCAACAGTACTGGCTGCAAAATTACAAGGCACTGCCAAACCTACAGCTGCAAATGTGTTTATTGCTTATGGTTTGCTTGTAAAGCCTTCATTTCAGAAAATATTAATGCATCCTGGGACAGACATTAAGCTAAATAGCTCTCAGGATGGAGTTCTGCTACCACTGAGTCAGTCTCTCAGCAACACTAAGAAAGCCAGAGACTTACAAAATCGAG TTACTGCATTAGACCGTGCCAATGTGGAAGATGCCTTGCTTCCTCTCCCAAAAGTTTATGATCTTCATGAGAAGAAGATGAGAAATATGAATATCGTTGACCATGATGAGGTCATGGAAGAATCTGCTGAGAGCAAAG ATGTCATGGTAGAGGTTGATGCTGTAACAACTAGCATGGAGAAGCAGTTGAGATTATTGAACATACTTGGTAGTAAAGATGATGGTATATTGAGCCCCACTCTTGATTCTGCAACACTTAAGGGTATTAACCTTGAAGACAATATCCCGCTAAAGAAG aTGAGGGCAACAGTTTTGTCTATGGAACCTAGCAATGCATACAAGTTACTGGAAGTCTTGGTGGCTAAGTGGCAATCTAG CAGGTCAAATAGTGGAAAGTGTGTTTTACCATGGATATACTGTATATTGGTCAATCATGGTCAATATATTGTGGCTCAAGAAAAACCGGAGTCCCAGATGCTTAATTCCTTATTAAAG ATCACCAAATCAAGGGCTGTGGCTGTTCAACCTTTGTTGCAATTAGCAGGCCGTTTGCAGCTTGTAACAGCACAG ATTGACAAGGTTGCACTGAGCAAAAACCCTATCTCATTGCATAATGACCAAATGGATGATAacgaggatgatgatgatgtcgaCGAACATCTTTAtggggaagaagatgatgaatccCAGTTAAGTAGTGATGATGACAGCTAG
- the LOC7496504 gene encoding uncharacterized protein LOC7496504 isoform X3 — protein sequence MVSLNIRDLLTAFSPSLDYLAISSGDGRIKIWDTLKGQVQTEFADITSSEGDFYAKPERGHLSVDYKCMKWLSLDKKKKRKLGSSLLVLGTGSGDVLALDVSAGQLKWSVSDCHPGGVSAVSFSTRDSCIYTSGADGMICKTDPQTGNTLGKFRASTKAISCMSVSSDGKILATAAAQLKIFNCSDHKKMQKFSGHPGAVRSMVFTDDGKYILSSAVGERYVALWRIDGGKRQSASCVLAMEHPAVFIDCKCFENEGVDDAGLYVLAISETGVCYTWCGKNVEELRNSKPTKVLLSYEEFPKNHKGALPTVLAAKLQGTAKPTAANVFIAYGLLVKPSFQKILMHPGTDIKLNSSQDGVLLPLSQSLSNTKKARDLQNRVTALDRANVEDALLPLPKVYDLHEKKMRNMNIVDHDEVMEESAESKDVMVEVDAVTTSMEKQLRLLNILGSKDDGILSPTLDSATLKGINLEDNIPLKKMRATVLSMEPSNAYKLLEVLVAKWQSSRSNSGKCVLPWIYCILVNHGQYIVAQEKPESQMLNSLLKGPCNKHFGDAMSSD from the exons ATGGTGTCCTTGAATATCAGAGACCTCTTGACAGCATTTAGTCCTTCATTGGACTACTTAGCAATCAGCTCGGGAGATGGTCGAATAAAG aTCTGGGATACATTAAAGGGCCAGGTGCAAACTGAGTTTGCAGACATAACATCAAGTGAAGGagatttttatgctaaaccTGAAAGAGGACACCTTTCGGTTGATTATAAATGCATGAAGTGGTTGTCTTTGGATAAGAAG AAGAAAAGGAAGCTAGGAAGTTCATTGTTAGTGTTAGGAACGGGTAGTGGTGATGTTTTGGCACTTGATGTGTCTGCTGGTCAGTTGAAGTGGAGTGTTAGCGATTGCCATCCTGG GGGTGTCAGTGCTGTTTCATTTTCTACACGTGATTCGTGCATTTACACTTCAGGTGCTGATGGAATGATTTGCAAAACTGATCCACAAACAGGAAATACTCTGGGGAAGTTTAGAGCTTCTACAAAGGCGATATCCTGCATGTCTGTTTCATCTG ATGGGAAGATATTAGCAACAGCAGCTGCACAATTGAAGATTTTCAATTGCTCTGACCACAAAAAGATGCAGAAGTTCTCTGGTCATCCT GGAGCTGTTCGCTCCATGGTCTTTACTGATGATGGAAAATACATCCTCTCTTCTGCTGTTGGTGAAAGATATGTTGCACTGTGGAGAATAGATGGTGGCAAACGGCAATCAGCAAGCTGTGTTCTTGCAATGGAGCACCCTGCTGTATTCATTGATTGCAAGTGCTTTGAAAATGAGGGAGTTGATGATGCAGGCCTGTATGTTTTGGCCATTTCAGAAACTGGTGTTTGTTACACGTGGTGTGGAAAAAATGTTGAGGAATTACGCAATTCCAAACCCACTAAAGTCTTACTATCTTATGAAGAATTTCCCAAAAATCACAAGGGTGCATTACCAACAGTACTGGCTGCAAAATTACAAGGCACTGCCAAACCTACAGCTGCAAATGTGTTTATTGCTTATGGTTTGCTTGTAAAGCCTTCATTTCAGAAAATATTAATGCATCCTGGGACAGACATTAAGCTAAATAGCTCTCAGGATGGAGTTCTGCTACCACTGAGTCAGTCTCTCAGCAACACTAAGAAAGCCAGAGACTTACAAAATCGAG TTACTGCATTAGACCGTGCCAATGTGGAAGATGCCTTGCTTCCTCTCCCAAAAGTTTATGATCTTCATGAGAAGAAGATGAGAAATATGAATATCGTTGACCATGATGAGGTCATGGAAGAATCTGCTGAGAGCAAAG ATGTCATGGTAGAGGTTGATGCTGTAACAACTAGCATGGAGAAGCAGTTGAGATTATTGAACATACTTGGTAGTAAAGATGATGGTATATTGAGCCCCACTCTTGATTCTGCAACACTTAAGGGTATTAACCTTGAAGACAATATCCCGCTAAAGAAG aTGAGGGCAACAGTTTTGTCTATGGAACCTAGCAATGCATACAAGTTACTGGAAGTCTTGGTGGCTAAGTGGCAATCTAG CAGGTCAAATAGTGGAAAGTGTGTTTTACCATGGATATACTGTATATTGGTCAATCATGGTCAATATATTGTGGCTCAAGAAAAACCGGAGTCCCAGATGCTTAATTCCTTATTAAAG GGGCCTTGTAATAAACATTTTGGTGATGCTATGTCGAGTGACTGA
- the LOC7496503 gene encoding heavy metal-associated isoprenylated plant protein 35 produces MPPIDSSFLLSTLSPSHTKLISWFLHSCLMFPELEKPRVTEIQVRMDCNGCVQKIKKALHGINGIYDLYIDFPQQKLTVIGWADPEKIIKAIRKTRKIATICSHSEPSDPAAQTTEKPPEQAPEGGAPPPPVSDQANPPTAEAPPAETAASTAEPPKDPPQPENPPPPGENPSPVAEETNANQPQRPPGPKDSGEVHVIYHHPPDYGYRYAYGHNYGGNWNRHPISQGVPQAAPKPIYVTHSYNTYRPSPNVTEYEYLRPPPPHHTIYSRMDHYNEDYHDNSRSNNGNITSMFSDENPNACRIM; encoded by the exons ATGCCGCCTATTGATTCTTCATTCCTACTCTCGACCCTCTCTCCATCTCATACAAAGCTTATCTCTTGGTTTCTCCATTCATGCCTAATGTTTCCAGAGTTAGAG AAACCTCGAGTCACGGAGATACAAGTCCGAATGGACTGTAATGGGTGTGTGCAGAAGATCAAGAAGGCATTGCATGGCATCAATG GTATATATGATCTCTACATTGACTTCCCACAGCAGAAGCTGACAGTCATTGGGTGGGCAGATCCCGAAAAAATTATCAAGGCGATTAGGAAAACTAGGAAAATTGCCACCATATGTTCCCATTCTGAACCATCAGATCCTGCTGCTCAGACAACAGAAAAACCACCCGAACAAGCACCTGAAGGTGGGGCACCGCCACCACCGGTCTCCGACCAGGCAAATCCTCCCACAGCAGAAGCTCCACCTGCTGAAACAGCAGCTTCAACAGCAGAGCCTCCAAAAGATCCACCACAACCTGAGAACCCGCCACCACCTGGGGAGAATCCATCACCTGTTGCTGAAGAAACCAACGCAAATCAGCCACAAAGGCCCCCTGGACCCAAAGATTCAGGAGAGGTTCATGTTATATACCATCACCCACCTGACTATGGCTACAGATATGCTTATGGTCATAACTATGGCGGTAACTGGAACAGACACCCTATTAGCCAAGGAGTCCCACAAGCGGCGCCAAAGCCCATCTACGTGACTCACAGCTACAACACATACAGGCCATCACCGAATGTCACTGAATATGAATATCTccgaccaccaccaccacatcaCACAATTTACAGTAGGATGGACCACTACAATGAGGATTATCATGACAACAGTCGCAGTAATAATGGAAACATTACATCTATGTTTAGCGATGAGAATCCAAATGCTTGCCGAATAATGTGA